A genomic segment from Roseibium algicola encodes:
- a CDS encoding DNA alkylation repair protein — protein sequence MEPFKNNISPDLVRCIGGHVAQHHADFDRLGFEADILEELDSLELKQRAALIARHLDHHLPRELSARFAIMQAMLHPMTEVAFDRGSDEQGIRGWGMMPLGMVVAASGLEDFDASFALLKEMTKRATAEFDVRPFLASDQDQALAIMAPWVKDESVHVRRLVSEGTRPRLPWGMRLQALVADPTPTLPLLEALKDDPEDYVRRSVANHLNDIAKDHPELVADIAKRWLKGADRNREKLVRHACRSLIKQGHTATLEAFGLNPPEIRVEGPHVLTSEVAYGGALGFNIELVSTSSKTQDLVIDYLIHFKKANGTLAPKVFKWTKLTLAPGERLTLSRSHAIRPITTRVYYGGTQAVSLRINGQDFGFSEFELVMPTAMN from the coding sequence TTGGAACCCTTCAAGAACAACATTTCACCGGATCTGGTGCGCTGCATCGGTGGCCATGTCGCGCAACATCATGCCGATTTTGACCGGTTGGGTTTTGAAGCGGATATCCTGGAAGAGCTGGACAGTCTGGAACTCAAGCAGCGTGCCGCCCTGATCGCAAGGCATCTGGATCATCATCTGCCACGGGAACTGTCTGCCCGCTTTGCCATCATGCAGGCTATGCTGCATCCGATGACGGAAGTCGCCTTCGACAGGGGCAGCGACGAGCAGGGTATCCGAGGATGGGGCATGATGCCGCTCGGCATGGTCGTCGCGGCCAGCGGACTGGAGGATTTCGACGCCTCGTTCGCACTGCTGAAGGAAATGACCAAGCGGGCGACGGCCGAATTCGATGTGCGCCCCTTCCTGGCCAGCGACCAGGACCAGGCACTCGCCATCATGGCGCCCTGGGTGAAGGACGAAAGTGTCCATGTCCGCCGGCTGGTTTCCGAAGGAACCCGGCCGCGCCTGCCGTGGGGCATGCGGCTCCAGGCTCTGGTGGCAGACCCCACACCCACTCTGCCGCTTCTGGAAGCCCTGAAGGACGACCCGGAGGACTATGTTCGCCGGTCCGTAGCCAATCACCTCAACGATATCGCCAAGGACCATCCTGAACTGGTGGCCGATATCGCGAAACGTTGGCTGAAGGGGGCGGACAGGAACCGTGAAAAACTCGTACGTCACGCCTGCCGGTCGCTGATCAAGCAGGGCCACACGGCAACACTGGAAGCCTTCGGGCTCAATCCGCCGGAGATCCGGGTCGAAGGCCCGCATGTCCTGACGTCAGAGGTTGCTTATGGAGGCGCCCTCGGCTTCAACATCGAGCTGGTTTCGACCAGCAGTAAAACGCAGGATCTGGTGATCGACTACCTGATCCATTTCAAGAAGGCCAACGGCACACTGGCGCCCAAGGTGTTCAAATGGACCAAGCTGACACTGGCTCCGGGGGAGCGGCTGACGCTGTCCCGCAGCCACGCCATCCGGCCGATCACAACGCGGGTCTATTACGGAGGCACGCAGGCGGTCAGCCTCAGGATCAACGGTCAGGATTTCGGATTTTCGGAGTTCGAGCTGGTGATGCCGACGGCAATGAACTGA
- a CDS encoding sn-glycerol-3-phosphate import ATP-binding protein UgpC, with protein sequence MATITLDKVRKVYGGSVEAVKGVSIDIADGEFIVLVGPSGCGKSTLLRMMAGLEEITTGDIKIGDRVVNNVDPADRDIAMVFQNYALYPHMSVYNNLAYGLKNRGMAKDEIDRRVKEAARILEIGDYLERKPRALSGGQRQRVAMGRAIVREPAAFLFDEPLSNLDAKLRVQMRVEIKRLQRSLGTTSVYVTHDQLEAMTLADRLVVLNGGNIEQIGAPIDVYDKPASTFVASFIGSPAMNLLKVKADGNGLALATGTGLKGANAKGRDAYTIGIRPEHLEVVTAPGEGEGLHLEASVNVLEPVGAESYLYSSFADGGDEILVRVSSHARHEPGEKLYLRAAPENVHYFDAETGRRID encoded by the coding sequence ATGGCAACGATAACTCTCGACAAGGTCCGCAAGGTCTACGGCGGCAGTGTGGAAGCGGTCAAAGGCGTTTCCATCGACATCGCGGACGGTGAATTCATCGTCCTGGTCGGTCCGTCCGGCTGCGGCAAGTCCACACTGCTGCGCATGATGGCAGGCCTTGAGGAAATCACCACCGGTGACATCAAGATCGGCGACCGCGTCGTCAACAATGTCGATCCGGCGGATCGCGATATCGCGATGGTGTTCCAGAACTACGCGCTCTATCCGCACATGTCGGTCTACAACAACCTTGCCTACGGCCTCAAAAACCGCGGCATGGCCAAGGACGAGATCGACCGCCGGGTCAAGGAAGCCGCGCGCATCCTGGAAATCGGCGACTACCTGGAACGCAAGCCGCGCGCACTTTCCGGCGGCCAGCGCCAGCGCGTTGCCATGGGCCGCGCCATCGTGCGCGAACCGGCGGCCTTTCTCTTCGATGAACCGCTGTCCAACCTTGATGCCAAGCTGCGTGTGCAGATGCGCGTCGAGATCAAGCGCCTGCAGCGCTCGCTCGGCACCACCAGCGTCTACGTCACCCACGACCAGCTGGAAGCGATGACACTGGCAGACCGGCTCGTGGTTCTGAATGGCGGCAACATCGAGCAGATCGGCGCGCCGATCGATGTCTACGACAAGCCGGCCTCAACCTTTGTGGCCAGCTTCATCGGTTCACCCGCCATGAACCTTCTGAAGGTCAAGGCGGATGGGAACGGTCTTGCTCTTGCAACCGGCACCGGCCTCAAGGGCGCCAATGCAAAGGGCCGTGATGCCTACACCATCGGTATTCGGCCGGAGCATCTCGAAGTGGTGACTGCACCCGGTGAAGGCGAAGGCCTTCATCTGGAAGCCAGCGTCAACGTGCTCGAGCCGGTCGGCGCGGAAAGCTATCTCTATTCCAGCTTTGCCGATGGCGGCGACGAGATCCTGGTTCGCGTATCGAGCCATGCCCGTCATGAGCCGGGCGAGAAGCTTTATCTGCGGGCGGCTCCGGAAAACGTTCACTACTTCGACGCTGAAACCGGACGGCGGATCGACTGA
- the ugpE gene encoding sn-glycerol-3-phosphate ABC transporter permease UgpE, giving the protein MKKLQISDHVILLLGVFFMVTPVVLAFLTSTHDAITIYKEGIQFTPGGKFFENYQTVLFEAGGFTKEVDGFVMLKNSMILGLGFAIGKIVISMLAAYAIVYFRFPMATLCFWVIFATLLLPLEVRILPSYEIVQSLGMVNTYSGLIVPLIASATGTFFFRQFFMSVPDELLEAARIDGAGPWKFFKDILVPLSQTMIAAIFIIMFVYGWNQYLWPTLITTDESLFTLVRGIKQILQVWVGAQIPDFNEAMALAILAIVPPVLIVVIFQSWFVKGLVESDK; this is encoded by the coding sequence ATGAAAAAATTGCAGATCTCGGATCACGTCATTCTTCTTCTCGGCGTCTTCTTCATGGTCACTCCGGTCGTGCTGGCGTTTCTGACCAGCACGCACGATGCGATCACCATCTACAAGGAAGGCATCCAGTTCACGCCGGGTGGCAAGTTCTTCGAGAACTATCAGACGGTCCTGTTCGAGGCCGGTGGCTTCACCAAGGAAGTCGACGGCTTCGTCATGCTCAAGAACTCGATGATCCTCGGCCTTGGCTTTGCCATCGGCAAGATCGTCATCTCCATGCTTGCGGCCTATGCCATCGTCTATTTCCGCTTTCCGATGGCAACCCTCTGCTTCTGGGTGATCTTCGCAACGCTCCTGCTGCCGCTGGAAGTGCGCATTTTGCCGTCTTACGAAATCGTCCAGTCCCTCGGCATGGTGAACACCTATTCCGGCCTGATCGTGCCGCTCATCGCTTCGGCAACCGGCACCTTCTTCTTCCGGCAGTTTTTCATGTCGGTACCGGACGAACTTCTGGAAGCCGCCCGCATCGACGGAGCCGGTCCCTGGAAGTTCTTCAAGGACATCCTGGTACCGCTGTCGCAGACCATGATCGCGGCAATCTTCATCATCATGTTCGTCTATGGCTGGAACCAGTACCTCTGGCCGACGCTGATCACCACCGACGAGAGCCTGTTTACCCTGGTTCGCGGCATCAAGCAGATCCTGCAGGTCTGGGTCGGAGCCCAGATCCCGGACTTCAACGAGGCCATGGCACTGGCGATCCTCGCCATCGTGCCGCCGGTGCTCATCGTGGTGATTTTCCAGAGCTGGTTCGTCAAAGGGCTCGTCGAGAGCGACAAGTGA
- a CDS encoding ABC transporter permease subunit: protein MKKVQFQSPWLPYLLLLPQLGIVTVFFLWPAAQAIQSSFYLEDPFGFGSTYVGLDNFKDMITSTDYGRVARFTAVFTFFVTFLSLGLALLLAVKADKVLRGASSYKTLLMWVYAVAPPVAGLIGVLLFDQHVGPIVDLFALFGWKMQIGVSYFDTSFAMIVTAVWKQIPVNFIFFLSGLQGISKSVQEAASIDCRSGFRRFWTVTFPLLAPTGFFLLIINITYAFFDTFGIIDVIVKNEPGNNPVTLVYKVYLDGFRGNDLGGSSAQSVILMLMVFILTIIQFRLIERRVHYT, encoded by the coding sequence ATGAAAAAAGTCCAGTTTCAGTCTCCGTGGCTGCCTTACCTGCTGCTTCTGCCGCAGCTCGGCATCGTGACGGTTTTCTTCCTGTGGCCGGCCGCGCAAGCGATCCAGTCCTCCTTCTATCTCGAAGATCCGTTCGGTTTCGGCTCGACCTACGTCGGGCTCGATAATTTCAAGGACATGATCACCTCGACCGACTACGGCCGGGTGGCGCGGTTCACGGCGGTCTTCACCTTCTTCGTGACATTCCTGTCGCTAGGGCTTGCTCTTCTGCTGGCGGTCAAGGCAGACAAGGTTCTGCGCGGTGCGTCTTCCTACAAGACCCTGCTGATGTGGGTCTACGCGGTTGCGCCGCCCGTCGCCGGCCTGATCGGCGTGCTTCTGTTCGACCAGCATGTCGGCCCCATCGTTGACTTGTTCGCCCTGTTCGGCTGGAAGATGCAGATAGGCGTAAGCTATTTCGACACCAGCTTTGCCATGATCGTCACCGCCGTCTGGAAGCAGATCCCGGTGAACTTCATCTTCTTCCTGTCCGGTCTGCAGGGCATTTCCAAATCTGTTCAGGAAGCCGCCAGCATCGACTGCCGGTCCGGCTTCAGGCGTTTCTGGACCGTTACCTTCCCGCTGCTGGCTCCCACCGGCTTCTTCCTACTGATCATCAACATCACCTACGCCTTCTTCGACACGTTCGGCATCATCGACGTCATCGTGAAGAATGAGCCCGGCAACAACCCGGTGACACTTGTTTACAAGGTCTACCTGGACGGCTTCCGCGGCAACGACCTCGGCGGGTCCTCGGCCCAGTCCGTGATCCTGATGCTGATGGTGTTCATCCTGACAATCATCCAGTTCCGCCTGATCGAGCGGCGCGTGCACTACACGTAA
- a CDS encoding extracellular solute-binding protein — MAYRKTVASLVAAAALLGTSSASYAATDITWWHAMGGKLGEVVVEISNGYNGSQDACQITPVFKGTYEETLTAGIAAFRAGEQPNILQVFDAGAATIIGAKGAVVPVEDLLNESGAEFNIEDYIAGVRYFYADSNGKMIGMPFNSSAPILYINDDAMKKAGVEAPKTYEEFEAIAPKLKEAGYVPLVQSHLPWEFVENFKSRHNLQFATNNNGYDGAEGTELVFGEPIKNHFKAAKKWLDEGLFGYYGTGWGDNQTPFNEGKVALWIGSSGSFGGIADTVDFPFSATYLPYWEAVEGANKASFIGGAALFAMSGKPAEENNCVASFFEYLTSPEVQYMWHKETGYVPVTEAAYELAKKDGHYERTPAAEVGIQQLSLEGGEWTKGYRMGFYVQIRDVMNRELGKVFSGETSVDDAFATIKADGDKLLERFAKTTSN, encoded by the coding sequence ATGGCTTATCGCAAGACCGTCGCCAGCCTCGTGGCTGCGGCCGCCCTCCTGGGCACGTCCTCCGCTTCTTATGCGGCCACTGACATCACCTGGTGGCACGCCATGGGCGGCAAGCTCGGCGAAGTGGTTGTCGAAATTTCCAACGGCTACAACGGATCCCAGGACGCCTGCCAGATCACGCCGGTATTCAAGGGCACCTACGAAGAAACCCTGACCGCCGGTATCGCAGCGTTCCGCGCTGGCGAACAGCCGAACATCCTGCAGGTGTTCGACGCTGGCGCCGCCACCATCATCGGTGCCAAGGGTGCTGTCGTTCCGGTTGAAGACCTGCTCAACGAGAGCGGTGCCGAGTTCAACATCGAAGATTACATCGCCGGTGTCCGTTATTTCTATGCCGACAGCAACGGCAAGATGATCGGCATGCCGTTCAACTCCTCCGCTCCGATCCTCTACATCAACGACGATGCGATGAAGAAGGCCGGTGTCGAAGCTCCGAAGACCTACGAAGAGTTCGAAGCAATCGCTCCGAAGCTGAAGGAAGCCGGTTACGTGCCGCTCGTTCAGTCGCACCTGCCGTGGGAATTCGTCGAGAACTTCAAGTCCCGTCATAACCTGCAGTTCGCAACCAACAACAACGGTTACGACGGCGCAGAAGGCACCGAGCTGGTCTTCGGCGAGCCGATCAAGAACCACTTCAAGGCTGCCAAGAAGTGGCTCGACGAAGGTCTGTTCGGCTACTACGGCACCGGCTGGGGTGACAACCAGACCCCGTTCAACGAAGGCAAAGTGGCTCTGTGGATCGGTTCTTCCGGGTCCTTCGGCGGCATCGCCGACACGGTCGACTTCCCGTTCTCCGCAACCTACCTGCCTTACTGGGAAGCAGTTGAAGGCGCCAACAAGGCTTCCTTCATCGGTGGCGCGGCTCTGTTTGCAATGTCCGGCAAGCCGGCTGAAGAAAACAACTGCGTTGCATCTTTCTTCGAATACCTGACCTCTCCGGAAGTCCAGTACATGTGGCACAAGGAAACCGGTTACGTGCCGGTCACCGAAGCTGCCTATGAGCTGGCCAAGAAGGACGGCCACTACGAGCGCACCCCGGCAGCTGAAGTTGGCATCCAGCAGCTTTCCCTGGAAGGCGGCGAGTGGACCAAGGGCTACCGCATGGGCTTCTACGTCCAGATCCGCGACGTCATGAACCGCGAACTCGGCAAGGTCTTCTCCGGTGAGACCAGCGTTGACGACGCATTCGCGACCATCAAGGCCGACGGCGACAAGCTCCTTGAGCGTTTCGCCAAGACCACCAGCAACTAA
- a CDS encoding ImuA family protein yields MSLKFSSVFPLKHARAHEVCGDSALSFAAIAAGMAKGAVVWISEDWRPTVNPEGLAAYCDPGRLLLTRAGNQLTALASAETALRSGAAGLVVAELSGTVGLTEGRRLQLAAEAGRTTAILLIPEGAGSNAAETRWRSTCLPAQSAPSSGLAPEPRQNGHDSTHWRWSLIKNKIGTLSEWVVRWDAAAHRVIVVSEAGG; encoded by the coding sequence ATGTCCTTGAAATTTTCCTCCGTCTTTCCGTTGAAACACGCCCGCGCGCACGAAGTGTGCGGCGACAGCGCGTTGAGCTTTGCCGCGATCGCCGCCGGAATGGCAAAGGGGGCCGTCGTGTGGATTTCGGAAGACTGGCGCCCGACGGTGAACCCGGAAGGCCTTGCGGCGTACTGCGATCCGGGCCGGCTGCTTCTGACCCGCGCCGGCAACCAGCTGACTGCTCTGGCAAGTGCGGAAACCGCGCTCAGGTCCGGCGCCGCCGGGCTGGTGGTGGCTGAACTTTCCGGCACCGTCGGACTGACGGAGGGCCGCCGGCTGCAGCTGGCGGCCGAGGCCGGACGCACCACGGCCATCCTGCTGATCCCGGAAGGCGCGGGCAGCAATGCCGCCGAAACCCGCTGGCGCAGCACCTGTCTTCCGGCCCAATCCGCCCCCTCTTCCGGTCTTGCACCGGAGCCTCGTCAAAATGGTCACGACTCGACTCATTGGCGCTGGTCGCTTATAAAGAACAAAATAGGAACATTGTCGGAATGGGTAGTACGTTGGGATGCAGCGGCGCATCGTGTCATTGTGGTTTCCGAGGCTGGCGGCTGA